The Thermomonospora curvata DSM 43183 DNA segment GCGTGATCTGCCGGCGGGAGGCGCCGATGGCGCGCAGCAGCGCCAGTTCCCGGGTGCGCTGGGCGACCAGCATGGAGAAGGTGTTGAAGATGATGAACGCCCCGACGAAGATCGAGATCAGCGCGAACACCAGCAGGAAGGTGCGGAAGAACGACATCAGCTGGTCGACGTCGCTTTTGAACTCCTCGCGCATCTGGGTGCCGGTCAGCGCCTCATAGCCCGCCGGCAGCACCGCCGCCACCCGGTCGCGCAGCTCCCGCTCGCTCGGCCCGCTGGAGCCCATGGTGATGTCGGAGAACTGCCCGGGCTTGAGCAGCAGCCGCTGGGCGGTCGGGGTGTCCCAGGCGACCAGGGTGGCGCCCATCAGGTGCCCGGTGTCCACCAGGCCCACCAGCCGCGGCCGCTGCGGCGGCCCGTTGATCACCACCTGGACCCGGTCGCCGATCCGCAGCCCGGCCTTGTCGGCGGTGTCGGCGTCGATGACGACCTCGTCGGGGCCGCGCGGCGCCCGCCCGGCGGCCAGCTCGTAGTCGCCGCCGTCCACCCAGTTGACGCCCAGCTGCGGCGGGCCGTTGCCGCCGACCGCCTTGCCGTCCTTGCCGACGACGGCGGCGTAGCCGGCGACGTTGCCGACGGGGTCCTTGACCCCCTCGATGCGGCGCAGCCGCTCCAGCAGCCTCGCGGGCACCGGGCGGGCCGCCTCGCCCAGCTCCTCGCCGCCCTCGACCACCGGCTTGGCCCGCACATAGACGGCGACGTTCTTGCCGATGCCGCCGAAGACCTCATCGAACTGCCGGTTCATGGTGTCGGTGAAGATCAGGGTGCCGGCCACGAAGGCCACCCCCAAGATCACCGACACGGCGGTCAGCACCAGCCGGAGCTTGTGCGCCGCCAGATTGCGCAGCGTGACCTTGAGCATCATCGCGCCGCGGCCCCCGGCAGCTCGAAGCCCTTCATGCGCTCCAGCACCTTCTCGGCGGTGGGGTCGGGCATGGTGTCGACGATCCGTCCGTCGCTGAGGAAGATCACCTCATCGGCGTAGGCCGCCGCGCCCGGGTCGTGGGTGACCATCACGATGGTCTGCCCCATCTCCCGCACCGACTCGCGCAGAAAGCCCAGCACCTCGGCGCCCGAGCGGGAGTCCAGGTTCCCGGTGGGCTCGTCGGCGAAGATGATCTCCGGGCGGGAGGCCAGCGCCCGCGCGCACGCCACCCGCTGCTGCTGGCCGCCGGACAGCTGGCTGGGCCGGTGCCCCAGGCGGGAGCGCAGCCCCACGGTGTCGATGACCCTCTCCAGCCACTGGCGGTCGGGCTTGCGGCCGGCGATGTCCATCGGCAGCGTGATGTTCTCCAGCGCGGTCAGCGTGGGCACCAGGTTGAACGCCTGGAAGATGAAGCCCACCCGGTCGCGGCGCAGCCGGGTCAGCCGCTTGTCGTTCAGCCGGTTCAGCTCCACGTCCCCGATGAAGACCCGGCCGGAGTCGACCGAATCCAGCCCCGCCATGCAGTGCATCAGGGTGGACTTGCCCGAGCCCGACGGGCCCATGATGGCGGTGAACCGGCCGCGCGGGATCCCCAGCGTCACCTCGTCGAGCGCGACGACGCGGGCGTCGCCGCTGCCGTACACCTTGGTGATCTGCTGGGCGCGTGCGGCCAGGTCGCCCGCTCTGGGCTCAGAAAGCCCCTCGACTGTGGTCGGGGCGGTGTGCGTCACGACAGCTCCTTCTCTATCAGCGAATTCCAGCTAGGCGAACGGACCTGAAACGGGTCGCCCGGTGCCGCTGCGACCCGTGACAGAAACGGTAGAAGCCGGTCGATCTTTTGGGATGCGCCTGCGGAAGGGAATCGACCCTCCCCCTCCCGCAGGACGGTCCCGGCTGGCGGTCATCCCTTGGAAGTAGCGGGGGATCGCCGAAAGTAGGGGACGTCCCTGAGACGATGCGAAGGACCGGATGGTTCATCCGGAATATTCGCTATATCCGAGCAGGCCGGGGCGGTGGCCGGGAGGGAAGGGACGGCTCCTTCCCAAAGAGGGGTCTTTGCGGGTCAGTCGTTCTGCCCCGGACGGCTCATGCCCGTCTCGTAGGCGTACACCACGGCCTGCACCCGGTCGCGCAGCCCCAGCTTGGCCAGCACGTTGCCGACATGGGTCTTGACCGTGGTCTCGCTGACCACCAGCTCCCGGGCGATCTCGGCGTTGGACAGCCCCCGCGCCACGTGCTTGAGCACCTCCCGCTCCCGCTCGGTCAGCGTCTCCAGCCCCGGCGGCGGGGGCGTCTGGCGCATCGACGGCAGCCGGGAGGCGAACTTGTCCAGCAGCCGCCGGGTGACGCTGGGCGCCACGATCGCGTCCCCGGCCGCCACGATCCGGATGGCCGACACCAGATCCTCCGGCGGGGCGTCTTTCAGCAGAAACCCGCTGGCCCCGGCCCGCACCGCCTCGATCACGTACTCGTCCAGATCGAACGTGGTCAAGATCAGCACCCGCGGGTCGTGGGCGGCCGCGCCCTCCCGGACGATCCGCCGGGTGGCCTCGATGCCGTCCATCCCCGGCATGCGGATGTCCATCAGCACCACGTCCGGCAGCATCGTGCGGGTCAGCTCCACCGCCGTCGCGCCGTCCCCGGCCTCGCCCACCACCGTCAGGTCGGATTCGGCCTCCAGGATCAGCTTGAAGCCGGTGCGCAGCAGGGGCTGGTCGTCGACGAGCAGGACGCGTACGGTCATGGGGTCATTCTCCCGTTTCGCCACCCCGGTTGGGCCGGTCGGCCGTCCCCGGTCATCGATGCGGTCACCGGACGTGCCGGGCCGCCCGGCGGGCGCGGGCGGCATCGCGGCGGGTTCATTCACGCCTCCAGCGGGAACCTGGCCCGGACTCCGAAGCCGCCGCCGACCCGGGGGCCGATCCGCAGCTCCCCGCCGTAGAGGGCGACCCGCTCGTACATGCCGACCAGCCCGTGCCCGGGCCGGCCGCCGTTGCCCGACAGCAGCGTCTCGGCGCCGCGGCCGTTGTCTTCGATCTCCACGGTCAGATCGGTGTCGGTGTAGTGCAGCCGCACCCAGGCGCGGGCCTGCGGCCCGGCGTGCTTGAGGGTGTTGGTCAGCGCCTCCTGGATCAGCCGGAAGGCCGCCAGGTCCACCCCCGGCGACAGCGTCCGCGCCTGGCCCTCGATCCACAGGTTCACCGACAGGCCGGTCTCGCGGACATGGTCGATCAGCTCGCCCAGGTCGGCGATGCCCGGCTGCGGCGACAGCTGCCCGCCCACCTCCTCGCCGTCGCGCTCGGTGCGCAGCACCCCCACGATCCGGCGCATCTCGCTGAGCGCGGTGCGGCCGACCTCCTCGATGGTGGTCATCGCCTCGCGGGCGCTTTCGGGACTGCGGTCCAGGATCCGCCGGGCCGCGCCGGCCTGCACGGTCATCACGCTGACGTGGTGGGCCACCACATCGTGCAGCTCCCGGGCGATGCGGGAACGTTCCTCCATGCGGGCCGCCCGCGCGTCGGTGCCGCGGACCTGCTCCAGCCGCGCCGCCCGGTCCTCCAGCTCGGCCAGGTAGGCGCGGCGCAGCCGCAGGTTGCGGCCGAGCACCCACACCCCGCCCAGCAGCGCGCTGTTGGTCACATAGTCCAGCAGGGAGACGGACGTGCGGTGCACGACGATCATCAGGTTGAACGCGGCGAACGCCAGGACGCCGCCGAGCAGGCTGTGCGCCAGCCCCCGGTGCGCGGCCAGGCTGTAGAGCGCGATGAGGAACGCCGCCACATCCGCCGGCGAGGACGGGTACCCCAGCCAGGCCAGCAGCACCTCGCCCGCGGTGATGAACACCAGCACCGCCATCGGCGCGGTGCGCCGCAGCGCCAGCGGCAGGGTCACCGCCGCCACGATGACGGCGTTGAGCGCATCGGGCGCCCGCAGGTGCCGCTCCTGCGGCGGCTCGGCCAGCAGCAGCTGCGGCAGCCCGGCCGCCAGCAGCAGCACCACCGCCACCAGCAGGTCGCTGACCCGCGGGTGGCGCTGCAACCAGGTGCGGCTTGCGGCGAGGCTGCGGATGCGGGGTGACACGTGTCTCACCCTAGGGCGTCTTACTGCGGAGACACCCCTCCTGAGCGGGGATCTCCGGTCATCCCTGAGGATGATCTGGTCGCGGGCCCCGTCCCGTTACGCCCCTTACGCGTCACCGGTTTACAGGTCGTCGGTGAGCGCGCGCGGCGCCGGCCCGGCCTCCAGGTCGGCGGGGGAGCGGCGCAGCGGCGGCACCGCCGGCAGCGGCGGCGGGGTCCCGCCGAACTCCGGGCAGCGCTGCTTGTGGTCGCACCAGTCGCACAGCCGGCTCGGCCGCGCCCGCCACTCGCCGGTGCGCATCGCCCGCACGATCGCCTGCCACAGCGCCTCCACCTTGCGCTGGGTGGCCCGCAGCTCCGCCTCGTCGGGGACGTAGCGCAGCACCTCCCCGTTGCCCAGGTACATCAGCTGCAGCATCCGCGGCACCGCGCCGTACAGCCGCCACACCACCAGGGCGTAGAACTTCATCTGAAACAGCGCCCGGGCCTCGAAGTCGGCGCGCGGGGCGGTGCCGGTCTTGTAGTCGACGATCCTGATCTCGCCGGTGGGGGCGATGTCGACCCGGTCGATGTAGCCGCGCAGCTTCAGCCCCGACTCCAGCACCGTCTCCACGTACAGTTCCCGCTCGGCCGGCTCCAGCCGCCGCGGGTCCTCCAGGGTGAAGTACCGCTCGACCATCTGCCGCGCCCGCTCCATCCAGGCCTCCTGGTCGGCGTCGGGGTCGTCGGCGGCCTCCGGTGCGAACATGGCGGCCAGGTCGGGCTCTTCGGCCAGCAGCCGTTCCCACTGCGGCCCCAGCAGCGCCACGGCGGCCTCCACGGTGCGCTCGGCGGCCGGCAGGTCATACAGCCGCTCCAGCACCGCGTGCACCAGCGTGCCCCGCACCGCGGCCGGGCTGGGCCGCTCGGGGATCTGGTCGATCACCCGGAAGCGGTACAGCAGCGGGCAGGTCATGAAGTCCCCGGCCCGCGAGGGCGACAGCGCGCCCGTCGTACCGTCCGAGCCGGTGCCGGCGGGATCGCTGGGAGAGCCGGAGGGCGCCGCGGCGGTCGTCATGGCCGACAGCGTAGGCGACGCCGCCGACGAATTCCCGCGTAGCATCGACGGCGTGGCAGACAGCGCGCCCCGGGCCGAGGGGGAACGAGCGCCGGCCTCCCGGCGACCGGGGATGCCGGTGGGACGGCCGTTTGGGATCCCGGTGTACATCTCACCGAGCTGGTTCCTCGTCGCCGTGGCGATCACCGTGATGTTCGAGGGGCAGGCGCGCCGGGTGGCCGACGTCCCGTTCAGCTACGCGGTGGCCTTCGCCTACGCCGTGCTGCTGTACGGCTCGGTGTTCGTGCACGAGCTGAGCCACGCCGTGACCGCCCGGCTGTTCGGCATGCCGGTGCGCTCGGTCACCTTGCACCTGCTGGGCGGGGAGACCGCCATCGAACGCGACTCGCCCACCCCCGGCCGGGAGTTCGTGATCGCCTTCGCCGGCCCGGTGGTGAACCTGGTGCTGGCCGGGCTGGGCGCGGCGGTGCAGCTGCTGGTGCCGCTGCCGCCGGTGGGCGCGCTGCTGGTGGCGGCGCTGACGGTCACCAACCTGCTGGTCGGGTTGTTCAACCTGCTGCCGGGGCTGCCGCTGGACGGCGGCCGGCTGGTGCGCGCGGTGGTGTGGAAGATCACCGGCCGGAGCGGGCACGGCACGGTCGCGGCCGCCTGGGTGGGCCGCGGCGTGGCCGTCTTGACCCTGGGCGCCGGCGCGGTCCTGGCCGCCGGCTCTCTCGGCGGGCTGAGCTGGCTGTCGCTGCTGTGGTCGGCGCTGGTGGCCGCCTTCATCTGGATGGGCGCCGGCCACGCGCTGCGCGCCGAGCGGATGCGCGCCCGCATCCCCGCTCTGCAGGCCCGGCGCCTGGCCCGCCGGGCGGCGCTGGTCACCGCCGATCTGCCGGTGGCCGAGGCGGTGCGGCGGGCCCGCGAGCAGGCCGCCGGGGCGCTGGTGGTCGTCGACCACCGGCAGCGTCCCATCGCCCTGGTCAGCGAGCACGCGGTGCGCGCGGTGCCCGAGCGGCGCCGCCCCTGGCTGGGCGTCGGGGAGGTCTCCCGCACCCTGTCCCCGGAGCTGACGCTGCCGGCGGACCTGTCGGGGCAGGCGCTGATCGACGCGCTGCGCCGCGTCCCCGCCTCCGAATACCTGGTGGTGGAACCGGACGGCCGGGTGTACGGGGTGCTCACCGCCGCCGACATCGACCGCGCCTTCGCCGGGGCGTGAGACCGGCTCTGTCCGGTCCCCGCGGCCACTAGCCTTGATGACCATGACCGAACCGCAGCCGACCCGCACCCCGTCCGATGCCCCGCCCCGCGCCATGGGCCGCATCCCGCACGGGCCGTTCCGGGCCGGCGACCAGGTTCAGCTGACCGACCCCAAGGGGCGGGTCAACACCATCACCCTGCAGCCGGGCAAGTTCTTCCACTCCCACAAGGGCGCCATCGCCCACGACGAGATCATCGGCAGCCCCGAAGGCAGCGTCTTCCGCTCCACCGGCGGCACCGAGTACCTGGCCTTCCGCCCGCTGCTGGCGGACTTCGCGCTGCGCATGCCGCGCGGCGCCGCCGTCGTCTACCCCAAGGACGCCGCGCAGATCGTGGCGATGGCCGACATCTTCCCCGGCGCCCGCGTGGTGGAGGCCGGCGCCGGCTCGGGCGCGTTGACCTGCTTTCTGCTGCGCGCGGTGGGCGAGCACGGGCTGGTGTCCTCCTATGAGCGGCGCCCCGACTTCGCCGAGGTCGCCCGCAGGAACGTGGAGACCTTCTTCGGCGGGCCGCCGCCGGCCTGGAGGCTGACCGTCGGCTCGCTGGAGGACTCGCTCGCCGAGACCGAGGTCGACCGGGTGGTGCTGGACATGCTCGCCCCCTGGGAGTGCCTGGAGGCGGTGGGCAAGGCACTGGTCCCCGGCGGGCTGGTGTGCGCCTACATCGCCACCACCACCCAGATGTCGCGGGTGGTGGAGGCGCTGCGCGAGCACGGCTCCTTCGCCGAGCCCTATGCCTTCGAGACCATGGTGCGCTCCTGGCACGTCGACGGCCTGGCGGTGCGTCCCGACCACCGGATGGTGGGGCACACCGGTTTCCTGGTGACGGCGCGCCGCCTGGCCGACGGCGTCACGCCGCCGCCGCGGCGCCGCCGGCCGGCCAAGGGCGCCCACCCCGCTCCCGAGGAGACCTGATCCCGCCGTCCGGTGCGCCGGGCGGACGAGGGTGAGTGAAATCGCATCACGGGTCGCACTTCACCACCGGTGGCGGTGTTCACGCCGATTCCACAATTGCAGTCAGTGGATTTCGGACATCGGGCCCGCGTGGCCGGGATGCGAGAACTTCGCGTGCGGCTCGGGAATGAAGCCAGATCCCTGCGGTGTTCCAGTGTTTTCCGGGATGTGCTCCCGGGGGCTCCAGGTCGCCGCAGAGCCGCCGTGATCGGCCTGGCACGACACGAGCACCCCAAGGGCAGGTTACGGAAGCCCTCCGGATAGGTAGGGTCTGAGTAGGTCGTCGGCTCTCTTCTTGAGGAGGTGACGGGGCGTGGCCGCTCGTGACGATGCTGGGGCGCGCAAAGCGCAGCACGACGCGGAGATACACGATCTCCGGTCGCAGGTCTCCATGCTGGAGGAGGAGGTCTCCGTGCTGCGCCGCAAGCTCGCGGAGTCCCCGCGTCAGATTCGTGTGCTGGAAGACCGCCTCCACGAGACACAGGCCAAACTGGCCGCCGTGACCGGGCAGAACGAACGTCTTGTCGCGACCCTCAAGGAGGCCAGGGAGCAGATCATCGCGCTCAAGGAAGAGGTCGACCGGCTGGCGCAGCCGCCTTCCGGTTTCGGGGTCTTCCTCGGGGCCCGGGAGGATGGAACGGTCGATATCTTCACCGGCGGCCGCAAGCTGCGGGTGAACGTCAGTCCCTCGGTGGACGTCTCGCAGCTCAAGCAGGGCCAGGAGGTCCTGCTCAACGAGGCGCTCAACGTCGTGGAGGCCCTGGGCTATGAGACCCAGGGCGAGGTGGTCATGCTCAAGGAGCTGTTCGACGACGGTGAGCGAGCCCTGGTCATCGCCCACGCCGACGAGGAGCGCGTGATCAAGCTGGCCGAGCCGCTGCGCGGCGTGCCGCTGCGCGCCGGCGACTCGCTGATGCTCGAGCCGCGCTCCGGCTACGCCTACGAGAAGATCCACAAGGCCGAGGTCGAGGAGCTGGTGCTGGAAGAGGTCCCCGACATCACTTACGAGGAGATCGGCGGCCTGGGACCTCAGATCGAGCAGATCCGCGACGCGGTCGAACTGCCCTACCTGCACGCCGATCTGTTCCGCGAGCACAAGCTGCGCCCGCCCAAGGGCGTGCTGCTGTACGGCCCGCCCGGCTGCGGCAAGACCCTCATCGCCAAGGCGGTGGCCAACTCGCTGGCCAAGCAGGTGGCCGAGAAGACCGGCCAGGAGGGCAAGAGCTTCTTCCTCAACATCAAGGGCCCCGAACTCCTCAACAAGTACGTCGGGGAGACCGAGCGGCACATCCGGCTGGTCTTCCAGCGCGCCCGGGAGAAGGCCTCGGCCGGCACCCCGGTGATCGTGTTCTTCGACGAGATGGACTCCATCTTCCGCACCCGCGGCTCGGGAGTCTCCTCGGATGTGGAGAACACCATCGTCCCGCAGCTGCTCAGCGAGATCGACGGGGTGGAGGGGCTGGAGAACGTCATCGTCATCGGCGCCTCCAACCGCGAGGACATGATCGACCCGGCGATCCTGCGGCCCGGCCGGCTGGACGTCAAGATCAAGATCGAGCGGCCGGACGCCGAGGCGGCCAAGGACATCTTCTCCAAGTACCTGGTGCCCGGCCTGCCGCTGCACCCCGATGACCTCGCCGAGCACGGCGGCAGCGAAGAGGCCACCATCGAGGCGATGATCCAGCGGGTCGTCGAGCGGATGTACGCCGAGACCGAGGAGAACCGCTTCCTGGAGGTCACCTACGCCAACGGCGACAAGGAGGTCCTGTACTTCAAGGACTTCAACTCCGGGGCGATGATCCAGAACATCGTCGACCGGGCCAAGAAGATGGCCATCAAGCAGTACCTGGAGACCGGGCAGAAGGGACTGCGGGTCTCCCACCTGCTGGCCGCCTGCGTGGACGAGTTCAGCGAGAACGAGGACCTGCCCAACACCACCAACCCCGACGATTGGGCCCGCATCTCCGGCAAGAAGGGCGAGCGGATCGTCTACATCCGCACCCTGGTCTCCGGCAAGGCGGGCAGCGAGGCCGGGCGTTCCATCGACACCGTGGCGAACACCGGCCAGTACCTGTAAGGCACCGGCGGGACGCCCTGCGGGGCGTCACCCGGCCGATCTTCGCCGATGCGGCGGCCACCCGGCGTGGCCGCCGCATCGCTCTTTCCACGGCGCCGCCGGGCGCCCGGCGGCCTTTTCGGCGCGGCGATCGGCGGGATCGGGACACCGGCATGGGGCAAACCGGCTCGGCGGGGGTAAGAAGAAGCCGATGTCGTACGTATGCACCAGCCGCCGCGCCGGTGGCCCGCTGAGCAGCCGGGACCTTCTCCCGGCGCGCCCGGCGGCCGGCGACCGGCCCGCCGCGGCGTCACCGCGATCTGTTCCTGCCTCGTCTAAGAGGCCCCGATCGGCACTAGGCTCGGCGATATGAGTGTTCGGCGGGTGATGGGGATCGAGACCGAGTACGGGATTTCCGTGCCCGGTCAGCCGGGAGCCAACGCGATGGTGACCTCCTCGCAGGTCGTCAACGCCTATCTGGCCGCCTCGGCGGCACGGGCCCGGCGGGCGCGCTGGGACTTTGAGGAGGAGAACCCGCTGCGCGACGCGCGCGGCTTCGACCTGGCCAGAGAGGTGGCCGACCCGAGCCAGCTCACCGACGAGGACCTGGGGCTGGCCAACGTCATCCTCACCAACGGCGCCAGGCTGTATGTGGACCATGCGCACCCGGAGTACTCCGCTCCCGAGTGCACCAACCCGCGCGACGCGGTGATCTGGGACAAGGCGGGGGAGCGCGTGATGGCCGACGCCGCCCGGCGGGCGGCGATGGTGCCCGGCGCCCACCCCATCCACCTCTACAAGAACAACACCGACAACAAGGGCGCCTCCTACGGCTGTCACGAGAACTACCTGATGAAGCGGGAGACCCCGTTCTCTGACATCGTCCGGCACCTGACGCCCTTCTTCGTCTCCCGCCAGGTGGTGTGCGGGGCCGGGCGGGTCGGCATCGGGGTGGACGGCCGCGGCGACGGCTTCCAGATCAGCCAGCGCGCCGACTTCTTCGAGGTCGAGGTGGGGCTGGAGACCACCCTCAAACGGCCCATCATCAACACCCGCGACGAGCCGCACGCCGACCCGGAGAAGTACCGGCGGCTGCACGTCATCATCGGCGACGCCAACATGAGCGAGATCTCCACCTACCTCAAGCTCGGCACCACCGCCCTGGTGCTGTCGATGATCGAGGACGGGTTCCTGACCGTGGACCTGTCGGTGGAGATGCCGGTGGCGGCGCTGCGCGCGGTCTCCCACGACCCGACCTGCAGGCATCTGATCACGCTGCGGGACGGCCGCAAGATGACCGCCGTCCAGCTGCAGATGGAGTACCTGGAGCAGTCCCGCAAGTACGTGGAGGACCGCTACGGCTCCGATGTGGACGAGATGACCCGCGATGTGCTGGACCGCTGGGAGTCGGTGCTGCACCGCCTCGGCGAGGACCCCATGCAGCTGTCGCGGGAGCTGGACTGGGTGGCCAAGCTGGAGCTGCTGGAGGGCTACCGCAGCCGCGACGGCCTGGACTGGTCGCACCCGCGCCTGCAGCTGGTGGACCTGCAGTACACCGACGTGCGGCCGGACAAGGGCCTGTACAACCGCCTGGTGGCGCGCGGGCGCATGGAACGGCTGGTCACCGAGGAGGAGGTCCAGGCCGCCATCGAGAACCCGCCCACCGACACCCGGGCCTACTTCCGGGGGCGCTGCCTGCGCCAGTACGCCGACTCGGTGGCCGCCGCCTCCTGGGACTCGGTGATCTTCGACGTGCCCGACCGCGAGTCGCTGCAGCGCGTGCCCACGCTGGAGCCGCTGCGCGGCACCGAGCAGCATGTGGGCGCGCTGCTGGACCGCTGCCGCACCGCCTCCGAACTGGTCGCCGTGCTCACCGGGCAGAACTGAGACGGATTGCGCCCACCGGGGCGATCGCACAGTACTGACCGGTATGACCGTTTCAGTGAAGGGTGTGCGGGCGATAACCCTGTCAGGCAGCCCCTGGACAGCCGCAGCGCGAACCGGACGCCGAGGTCCGCTCGTCGTCGGTGATCGAAGATAGGGTGGGGGCACCGGCAGTGAGTGGAGGGAACCGATGGCCACTAGGGACACCGGCGGGCAGAAGCACACCACCCGTCGTGAGGAGGAGGTCGAGGAGACCCAGGCGGCGGTCGGCGAGGACGTCGCCGAACGCCACCAGAAGCTGTCCGACGACGTCGACGCCATCCTCGACGAGATCGACGAGGTCCTGGAGGAGAACGCCGAGGACTTCGTCCGTTCGTACGTGCAAAAGGGCGGACAGTGACGCCTGCCCCGGCCGCCTCCGGCCGTGCGGCGTCGGTCCACGAGGCATCCCGGTTGTGACCGCAGGGGCGGCCCATGGGGGCCAGACCCGGCCATCGCCCGGCTCGCAAGACCTTGCGAGCCGGGCGATGCGCTTTCCCGCTCCTTAGTTCCCGTTCCTTGGCCGCGGGCCGGCCTCAGGCTCCGGCCCGGGGGATCTCGCCGGTGGCGGGCCGGCTCCGCAGATCCTCCAGCGCGGCGGCGAAGGCGTCCGGCACGGGGAAGCCGTCCGGCGGGACGGGGATGCCGTGCGCCAGCCGGCACCAGGCCACGGCGACCGCGGCCGCCGCGCCCAGCGCGCGCAGCGCCGTGCCGGTGTCGGCGGGCCGGAAGCCCTCCGGCAGCGCGCCGCCGACCGGCCACAGCCGGCGCAGGGCGTGGTCGGGGCGGGCCAGCACCTCGCCCAGCAGCCCCCGCATCTCCGGGTCCAGCCAGTTGCCGATCGGGGGCGCCAGGTCGGGCCGGTAGCCGGCCAGGTCGGCCGCCAGCAGCGCCGCCACCGCGTGCCGCGGCTCGGTGAAGCCGCCCTCGTCCGGATCCCCGCACATCGGCCGCAGCGCCTCGGCCAGGTCGTAGCAGGCCATCTGGAAGTGCTCGCCGGGGGCGGTGTCGGTGAACATCATGGCCGCCAGCTGCGGCGGGCAGCGGCTCACCCATTCCCGTTCCAGCGCCTCATCCCCGTACGGCAGCGCCGGATGGTCCAGCGCCGGGTTGACCTGCAGCGGCTCGATGACCGACAGCAGCGCCGAGGCGCGCATCTTGAAACGGGGGTCGTCGCGCAGCGCCTGGGCGGTCATCACCATGCAGCGGACGATCTGCCCGGCG contains these protein-coding regions:
- a CDS encoding ABC transporter ATP-binding protein, which produces MTHTAPTTVEGLSEPRAGDLAARAQQITKVYGSGDARVVALDEVTLGIPRGRFTAIMGPSGSGKSTLMHCMAGLDSVDSGRVFIGDVELNRLNDKRLTRLRRDRVGFIFQAFNLVPTLTALENITLPMDIAGRKPDRQWLERVIDTVGLRSRLGHRPSQLSGGQQQRVACARALASRPEIIFADEPTGNLDSRSGAEVLGFLRESVREMGQTIVMVTHDPGAAAYADEVIFLSDGRIVDTMPDPTAEKVLERMKGFELPGAAAR
- a CDS encoding response regulator — encoded protein: MTVRVLLVDDQPLLRTGFKLILEAESDLTVVGEAGDGATAVELTRTMLPDVVLMDIRMPGMDGIEATRRIVREGAAAHDPRVLILTTFDLDEYVIEAVRAGASGFLLKDAPPEDLVSAIRIVAAGDAIVAPSVTRRLLDKFASRLPSMRQTPPPPGLETLTEREREVLKHVARGLSNAEIARELVVSETTVKTHVGNVLAKLGLRDRVQAVVYAYETGMSRPGQND
- a CDS encoding sensor histidine kinase — translated: MSPRIRSLAASRTWLQRHPRVSDLLVAVVLLLAAGLPQLLLAEPPQERHLRAPDALNAVIVAAVTLPLALRRTAPMAVLVFITAGEVLLAWLGYPSSPADVAAFLIALYSLAAHRGLAHSLLGGVLAFAAFNLMIVVHRTSVSLLDYVTNSALLGGVWVLGRNLRLRRAYLAELEDRAARLEQVRGTDARAARMEERSRIARELHDVVAHHVSVMTVQAGAARRILDRSPESAREAMTTIEEVGRTALSEMRRIVGVLRTERDGEEVGGQLSPQPGIADLGELIDHVRETGLSVNLWIEGQARTLSPGVDLAAFRLIQEALTNTLKHAGPQARAWVRLHYTDTDLTVEIEDNGRGAETLLSGNGGRPGHGLVGMYERVALYGGELRIGPRVGGGFGVRARFPLEA
- a CDS encoding RecB family exonuclease; translation: MTTAAAPSGSPSDPAGTGSDGTTGALSPSRAGDFMTCPLLYRFRVIDQIPERPSPAAVRGTLVHAVLERLYDLPAAERTVEAAVALLGPQWERLLAEEPDLAAMFAPEAADDPDADQEAWMERARQMVERYFTLEDPRRLEPAERELYVETVLESGLKLRGYIDRVDIAPTGEIRIVDYKTGTAPRADFEARALFQMKFYALVVWRLYGAVPRMLQLMYLGNGEVLRYVPDEAELRATQRKVEALWQAIVRAMRTGEWRARPSRLCDWCDHKQRCPEFGGTPPPLPAVPPLRRSPADLEAGPAPRALTDDL
- a CDS encoding site-2 protease family protein yields the protein MPVGRPFGIPVYISPSWFLVAVAITVMFEGQARRVADVPFSYAVAFAYAVLLYGSVFVHELSHAVTARLFGMPVRSVTLHLLGGETAIERDSPTPGREFVIAFAGPVVNLVLAGLGAAVQLLVPLPPVGALLVAALTVTNLLVGLFNLLPGLPLDGGRLVRAVVWKITGRSGHGTVAAAWVGRGVAVLTLGAGAVLAAGSLGGLSWLSLLWSALVAAFIWMGAGHALRAERMRARIPALQARRLARRAALVTADLPVAEAVRRAREQAAGALVVVDHRQRPIALVSEHAVRAVPERRRPWLGVGEVSRTLSPELTLPADLSGQALIDALRRVPASEYLVVEPDGRVYGVLTAADIDRAFAGA
- a CDS encoding tRNA (adenine-N1)-methyltransferase: MGRIPHGPFRAGDQVQLTDPKGRVNTITLQPGKFFHSHKGAIAHDEIIGSPEGSVFRSTGGTEYLAFRPLLADFALRMPRGAAVVYPKDAAQIVAMADIFPGARVVEAGAGSGALTCFLLRAVGEHGLVSSYERRPDFAEVARRNVETFFGGPPPAWRLTVGSLEDSLAETEVDRVVLDMLAPWECLEAVGKALVPGGLVCAYIATTTQMSRVVEALREHGSFAEPYAFETMVRSWHVDGLAVRPDHRMVGHTGFLVTARRLADGVTPPPRRRRPAKGAHPAPEET
- the arc gene encoding proteasome ATPase, with amino-acid sequence MAARDDAGARKAQHDAEIHDLRSQVSMLEEEVSVLRRKLAESPRQIRVLEDRLHETQAKLAAVTGQNERLVATLKEAREQIIALKEEVDRLAQPPSGFGVFLGAREDGTVDIFTGGRKLRVNVSPSVDVSQLKQGQEVLLNEALNVVEALGYETQGEVVMLKELFDDGERALVIAHADEERVIKLAEPLRGVPLRAGDSLMLEPRSGYAYEKIHKAEVEELVLEEVPDITYEEIGGLGPQIEQIRDAVELPYLHADLFREHKLRPPKGVLLYGPPGCGKTLIAKAVANSLAKQVAEKTGQEGKSFFLNIKGPELLNKYVGETERHIRLVFQRAREKASAGTPVIVFFDEMDSIFRTRGSGVSSDVENTIVPQLLSEIDGVEGLENVIVIGASNREDMIDPAILRPGRLDVKIKIERPDAEAAKDIFSKYLVPGLPLHPDDLAEHGGSEEATIEAMIQRVVERMYAETEENRFLEVTYANGDKEVLYFKDFNSGAMIQNIVDRAKKMAIKQYLETGQKGLRVSHLLAACVDEFSENEDLPNTTNPDDWARISGKKGERIVYIRTLVSGKAGSEAGRSIDTVANTGQYL
- the dop gene encoding depupylase/deamidase Dop — protein: MSVRRVMGIETEYGISVPGQPGANAMVTSSQVVNAYLAASAARARRARWDFEEENPLRDARGFDLAREVADPSQLTDEDLGLANVILTNGARLYVDHAHPEYSAPECTNPRDAVIWDKAGERVMADAARRAAMVPGAHPIHLYKNNTDNKGASYGCHENYLMKRETPFSDIVRHLTPFFVSRQVVCGAGRVGIGVDGRGDGFQISQRADFFEVEVGLETTLKRPIINTRDEPHADPEKYRRLHVIIGDANMSEISTYLKLGTTALVLSMIEDGFLTVDLSVEMPVAALRAVSHDPTCRHLITLRDGRKMTAVQLQMEYLEQSRKYVEDRYGSDVDEMTRDVLDRWESVLHRLGEDPMQLSRELDWVAKLELLEGYRSRDGLDWSHPRLQLVDLQYTDVRPDKGLYNRLVARGRMERLVTEEEVQAAIENPPTDTRAYFRGRCLRQYADSVAAASWDSVIFDVPDRESLQRVPTLEPLRGTEQHVGALLDRCRTASELVAVLTGQN
- a CDS encoding ubiquitin-like protein Pup → MATRDTGGQKHTTRREEEVEETQAAVGEDVAERHQKLSDDVDAILDEIDEVLEENAEDFVRSYVQKGGQ